Proteins encoded in a region of the Anopheles aquasalis chromosome 2, idAnoAquaMG_Q_19, whole genome shotgun sequence genome:
- the LOC126574866 gene encoding uncharacterized protein LOC126574866, which translates to MARSPQCQLRFIIGTLALVQYRLFAPASARAVIEHATPANSTLPMVVAAVSARHLFDRVRGCFEAGQLGECFGDEVIRLMDRAIDGNVTFRVTPFVIVRKNPAWKAEMAPRVTGHGWAGVLGKLRAFLASRLFQLSLVDEQGQWSGLLLLEHSAQLEGRGKKHKQKHGGMFSMALMALMAMIAQVILGKVAVLAAVALIMAKIALVFSTLNGLKKSTGSGGGHGAEHVVYDHGGGGGGGGGGGWQRSIDPRKPYRSYQYYEDEDPMPYRKRKQVYDYQDPMDGA; encoded by the exons ATGGCACGCAGTCCGCAGTGCCAGTTGCGGTTCATTATCGGGACGCTAGCGCTCGTACAGTATCGACTGTTCGCTCCAGCCAGTGCCCGGGCAGTGATAGAACACGCAACACCCGCGAACAGCACACTccccatggtggtggccgccgtAAGCGCACGACATCTGTTCGATCGTGTCCGTGGTTGTTTCGAGGCTGGCCAGCTCGGTGAGTGCTTCGGTGATGAGGTGATCCGTCTGATGGACCGAGCCATCGACGGGAATGTGACGTTCCGCGTGACTCCGTTTGTGATCGTGCGCAAAAATCCGGCCTGGAAGGCAGAGATGGCACCGCGTGTGACGGGCCACGGTTGGGCCGGAGTGCTCGGTAAGCTACGGGCATTCCTGGCGTCCCGGCTGTTCCAGCTCAGCCTCGTCGATGAGCAGGGTCAGTGGTcgggattgctgctgctcgagcactCGGCACAGCTCGAGGGTCGCGGCAAGAAGCACAAACAGAAGCACGGTGGCATGTTCTCGATGGCACTGATGGCGCTGATGGCAATGATCGCGCAAGTCATTCTCGGCAAGGTGGCCGTCCTGGCGGCGGTCGCACTGATTATGGCCAAGATTGCGCTCGTCTTTTCCACTCTG AATGGATTAAAGAAGTCAACGGGTTCGggcggtggccacggagcGGAACATGTCGTGTACgatcatggtggtggcggaggtggtggcggtggtggtggctggcagcGTAGCATCGATCCACGGAAACCGTACCGTAGCTATCAGTACTACGAGGATGAGGATCCCATGCCctaccggaagcggaagcaggTGTACGACTATCAGGATCCGATGGATGGTGCCTAG
- the LOC126574874 gene encoding uncharacterized protein LOC126574874, with the protein MMVLGLFQFTTLVRGQLDEFDYCIRRQPSPGLLRCAGQQALSSLQFLEEANNFTLATGVLMIKDDSLPASRIIPNFIDRDPLDFRGILENAGAVMAQRQMLWDMGIIYPGLKLKLGPTAGAVGILEFVLDPAASQNDERSLFEEKSTARILTKSFVVPFLLGLKFNLATLLPLVFGGLILLSKKALILGKIALFLSGMFGYGSFFAPSLVGGFGGGGFGGGGFSGGYHGGGYGFGSKPFRYNNPLHTHHHGVSQADDLTSGGYYKKKDKFLNLDERVEPTAAPLVDKFYEYEKQQMLKDRTARLFERKFYEKEREQQQHAPAGGLSTGGGEYPFVTSDLTTDRNERSLPDGGGTGGGGGTAGRNFAWSDH; encoded by the exons atgatggtgctagGACTATTCCAGTTCACCACCCTGGTACGTGGCCAGCTGGACGAGTTCGATTACTGCATCCGGCGGCAACCGTCGCCCGGATTGTTGCGATGTGCCGGCCAGCAAGCACTCAGCTCGCTGCAGTTTCTCGAGGAAGCCAACAACTTTACCCTCGCGACCGGTGTACTGATGATCAAGGACGATTCACTGCCAGCGTCACGCATCATACCCAACTttatcgatcgcgatccactCGACTTCAG AGGAATACTGGAGAATGCAGGCGCCGTGATGGCCCAGCGCCAGATGCTGTGGGACATGGGCATCATCTATCCGgggctgaagctgaagcttgGCCCAACCGCCGGTGCGGTTGGCATTTTGGAGTTCGTGCTGGATCCCGCGGCGTCCCAGAACGATGAACGATCGCTGTTCGAGGAAAAATCCACAG CCCGTATTCTCACCAAGAGCTTCGTGGTCCCGTTTCTGCTGGGGCTCAAGTTTAACCTGGCCACCCTGCTCCCACTGGTGTTCGGTGGACTGATTTTGCTAAGCAAAAAGGCTCTCATCCTGGGCAAGATTGCTCTCTTCCTGTCCGGCATGTTCGGATACGGTTCCTTCTTTGCACCGTCGCTGGTCGGTGGCTTCGGAGGTGGTggcttcggtggcggtggtttcaGCGGTGGCTACCATGGTGGTGGGTACGGGTTCGGTTCGAAACCGTTCCGCTACAACAACCCACTG catACGCACCATCACGGGGTGTCGCAGGCCGATGATCTTACGAGCGGTGGTTACTACAAGAAAAAGGACAAATTCCTGAACCTGGACGAGCGTGTTGAACCAACGGCGGCACCACTGGTCGACAAGTTCTACGAGTACGAGAAGCAACAGATGCTAAAGGACCGCACGGCCCGTCTCTTCGAGCGGAAGTTTTACGAGAAAGAacgggaacagcagcagcacgcaccgGCCGGTGGATTGTCGACGGGTGGTGGAGAGTATCCGTTCGTCACTTCCGATTTGACTACCGATCGGAATGAACGATCGCtgcccgatggtggtggcactggtggaggaggtggtacCGCTGGACGTAACTTTGCCTGGAGTGACCATTAA